TTCGTCTTCAGTAATCGCAAAGCGGTCATCAATAATTCCGGGTTGTTCTGGCAGGACAATCAAATCATTAGGCGTCTGACCACTCTCAAAGACGGATTGATAGATGGCCAGGTACAATTTAGCTTGTTTGGCTTTTTCACGAAATGTAAATTTTTGATGTCGAATCGTGGCCGCCGCTAATTGAAATTGTTTAGCCAAGTCGGCATCCTTGATGCCAGTCGCAAAAGCAGTCAGTAAATTTTGCTGTTTAGTGGTTAAAGTATTGTAGCGACTCGCTAAGTGAATCAGTGGTGACTGGATACCACCATGGACGATCGTTAAGTGTTGTTCGATCGTGGCCGCCGCTGCAGTCGTTTCCCAACTAGCATCACAGTAATTACAATACCGGGCAGTGGCTGTTTGATGCCAGCCGCGTTTTAAATCATCAATCGTTAAACTAGTTAAGTCCATGAGGCTACCTCCAATGTTACTGATTATAAGACTGTTTACTGTATTTGTAAACACAATCGATGAATTAATGTTTACTAAAATAGTAAACTTACAATCATCTGATATGTTTACCGTTACAGTAAA
This Lactiplantibacillus plantarum DNA region includes the following protein-coding sequences:
- a CDS encoding DUF2087 domain-containing protein, which gives rise to MDLTSLTIDDLKRGWHQTATARYCNYCDASWETTAAAATIEQHLTIVHGGIQSPLIHLASRYNTLTTKQQNLLTAFATGIKDADLAKQFQLAAATIRHQKFTFREKAKQAKLYLAIYQSVFESGQTPNDLIVLPEQPGIIDDRFAITEDEVTQTLKQYFNFDHDPLQLKRWPKKQKTIVTILTRIIDEIPMNRPINEDELNHYLRPIYFDYTTLRRYLIDYGFLKRTVDGRQYWRTTTKED